The following nucleotide sequence is from Paenibacillus andongensis.
GGAACTTGGTGAGAGTGAAGCGAATGTGGCATTGGCATGGACGCTAGTTCACCCAGCTATGACAGCGCCTATAATTGGGCCGCGAACATTGGAACAATTTCAAAATACACTGCGTGTTGTTGATATTGTACTGGATGAATCTACATTGAAGAGACTAGATGAAATCTTCCCGGGTCCAGGGGGTTCTGCTCCGCAGGCTTATGCTTGGTAAAAATGATATTAAAAAAAGCCGCGTTATTCGCGGCTTTTTCAAATTTGGAAGAGGAAGCAGCCGCCAGGAATTCATCACGAAGAATTTTCAAGCCGGTATTGCCCAGGTGTGATGTTTTCGAATTTTTTAAACACTTTGAAAAAGTGCCGCGGATTTTCGTAACCAACAAGTTCTGCAATGGTGTTGATCGGCCATTCCGGATTCTCCTGCATGATCTGCTTGGCTTTGGCAAGTCGAAACGTATGCAAGTAGTGGAGGAAGGTTAGTCCCATCTCTTTACGAAACAACATGCTGATGTAATTCGGATGCATTTGCACATGATCCGCAACGGCATCGAGCGATAAATCCAGCTTGTAATTTTGTTCCACGAATGCGACGATTTTATCGATTGCCTGTGAGTTAGGCTGGTGGCGATCCGTGCTGCGTGTATAGCGAATTAGCTGAGCGATGATCTCTGATACACTACTATTCTCAAGCGGGGTGTGGCCGGGCGAAAATAGTTTGGTTGCCGCATGTTCACCCCAAATGGTTTCAGGCGTTAGTCCAACACTTTGCAAGTAGACACCAACACAGATAAGAAACTTTTCACGCAGCTTGTTATTGCAATCGGCATGGGCTGAGAAATGAGGAAGTATGGACTGAATGTCCTTCTCAATCTGCTCGATCGTAACCTGCTGGACAAGCGAATGCTCAATATATTGCACAAGGTGATCATAGTCACTATGAAGGTTCTCCGTCTCGGGTCTGTGTATCGTCAAAATGGAGTTGGAAAAGTACCGATTGAATAACATCGCAGCCATTGCTTCAATATACAGATCACGCAAATGATCGTTATTGTTTTTCCTCACACTAACCCCGATGCAATATCCGCCGCTCCCCTGTATTCTCTTCTTATCGAACAACTCGCCGCATGCATGCTGAAACTCTTCGTCAGTAGGTACATCCGCACCGTTCGCAATAAGTACAGTTTGCCGTAAGAAACGGGACTGGACGGTGTAAGTTTTCTTGCAAACGTGCGCCAGAAGGGCACAAATACGTTCCAGACGTTCGGCTGTCAAAAGGGGAACACTCTCGTACGCCTGGAATACGACGATCGTCGTATAGGGATCAGGAAGCAGGGTATGCAGCTGCTCAGGCCTCAGCGGCATGTCCTCCAACGGCGTATTGTAAAGAATATGTTCTTTGAGAAGCAGAAGGTCATGCTCATTAGTTTGCTGCTGTTCCTCACGAATCGTTTGCTCAACTTTCGAGAGTACAGTAAGCAGTTCTTCCTTATTAATCGGTTTCAATAAATAATCGATGACTTGATAGCGCAGAGCTTGTCTAGCATAGGCGAAATCGCCATAACCCGTTAAAATGACGAAACGGCTGCAAAGGTTCTGAGCTTGTATTTCTTTTATAAGAGCGAGTCCGTCCATTTCCGGCATATGAATATCCGTAAGGATCAAGTCGGGCTGAAAATCGGCGAGCTTCTGCAAGGCATCAATGCCGTCGGCAGCGCCGACGATTTCGATAAACGATGTGTTCGCTTTCTGGATCATGCGGATAATTCCGTTTAAAATAATAGGCTCATCATCGACAACCATCAGCTTCATTGAGCTGCCCCCTTAGCTAACTTGAGTATACAAGTAGTCCCCACATTAAGCTTACTCTCCAATTGAATGCCCGATCCTTCAGCAAAAAACATTTTTACGCGTTCGTTTACATTGAAAATACCGAGACCTCCGCCATCCGTCTGTAAAAGATGGTCATCCATTTTACCGTTTAAGATGTTTTGGATGAGTACAAGCCTTTCTGCCTCAATGCCTGCACCAGAATCCTCTACGGAAATGAACATAAACGCGGAATCTTCCCAAATGCGTATCGAAAGTGAGCCTTGTTTTCTAACATTCGCGATCCCATGAACAATGCTGTTTTCAATAATCGGCTGCAGCATATAGTGGGGGCAATGAAAGTTATCGATATCAGCGGCTATTTCGAAAGATACTTGCAGCCTGTCAGCCAGTCGAATTTGCTGGATTTTGATATAATCTTGAACATTTTCAACTTCTTCTTTCAGCGAAGTCTCTCTTTTCGTTCCCGATAGGCTATAGCGAAATAGTTTGCCAAGTGTATAGGACATCTCTGCTGCTTCAGGGTCATCGTTCGTTTCCGCGATCATGCGAATCGATTCGAGAGTATTGTACAGGAAATGAGGCTTAATTTGGGCCTGCATCATGAGATAGGCTGATTCCTTCCGCAGCATTTCCGAGCGATGTACGGTATTTACCAGCTCATCCATGCGCCTGATCATCGCATTATAAGCGGAGGTTAGATGTCCAACCTCATCTTTATTAATTTCACCATGATAGAGTGGGAAATGGTTTTCGTCAACTCGACGCATATGTTTGGAAAGCTTCAAAATGCGCTTCGTAATTGAACTAGCGATCAGATAGTAAATGCCGGAAAGTAGTAATAAAAGGATGGACACCGTTAATACGAGTACGTACTTATTTTTTTTGATGCCAATAAAGACGTCGTCAACTTGCTCTATCATGACAAAATGCAGCTTAAGACTTTCGGCATAAAACGATTCAATGAGCATTTTATTTCCGCTAACTTGTTGATACGAGTATTTTGCGTTCGT
It contains:
- a CDS encoding response regulator, producing the protein MKLMVVDDEPIILNGIIRMIQKANTSFIEIVGAADGIDALQKLADFQPDLILTDIHMPEMDGLALIKEIQAQNLCSRFVILTGYGDFAYARQALRYQVIDYLLKPINKEELLTVLSKVEQTIREEQQQTNEHDLLLLKEHILYNTPLEDMPLRPEQLHTLLPDPYTTIVVFQAYESVPLLTAERLERICALLAHVCKKTYTVQSRFLRQTVLIANGADVPTDEEFQHACGELFDKKRIQGSGGYCIGVSVRKNNNDHLRDLYIEAMAAMLFNRYFSNSILTIHRPETENLHSDYDHLVQYIEHSLVQQVTIEQIEKDIQSILPHFSAHADCNNKLREKFLICVGVYLQSVGLTPETIWGEHAATKLFSPGHTPLENSSVSEIIAQLIRYTRSTDRHQPNSQAIDKIVAFVEQNYKLDLSLDAVADHVQMHPNYISMLFRKEMGLTFLHYLHTFRLAKAKQIMQENPEWPINTIAELVGYENPRHFFKVFKKFENITPGQYRLENSS
- a CDS encoding sensor histidine kinase; translated protein: MKKMAIGYIVIIFIPIISFGLFLYNQNYNSFLEEYAQGRQKIVNQVLNNLNVSTVQIESAYQLFQNNSNTIAYLSGNYRTDFEQVSNFLTYIRPLFSYILSSNRLIDGMTIYMEQQNGMVFRPEMAKMDESKLDDSIKKLPLGVGKWITINNESNPDINLHFVHKIGNRNFEQDIGLLDIKVTSKLIKPLLESLNLNNRSNLYVLDQDHQVISLVKKIPLSQDSEQDLFADVSQTNAKYSYQQVSGNKMLIESFYAESLKLHFVMIEQVDDVFIGIKKNKYVLVLTVSILLLLLSGIYYLIASSITKRILKLSKHMRRVDENHFPLYHGEINKDEVGHLTSAYNAMIRRMDELVNTVHRSEMLRKESAYLMMQAQIKPHFLYNTLESIRMIAETNDDPEAAEMSYTLGKLFRYSLSGTKRETSLKEEVENVQDYIKIQQIRLADRLQVSFEIAADIDNFHCPHYMLQPIIENSIVHGIANVRKQGSLSIRIWEDSAFMFISVEDSGAGIEAERLVLIQNILNGKMDDHLLQTDGGGLGIFNVNERVKMFFAEGSGIQLESKLNVGTTCILKLAKGAAQ